A region from the Paenarthrobacter aurescens genome encodes:
- a CDS encoding VCBS repeat-containing protein translates to MGNFRLFAVKAAAFGALLMGSTAVGAAPAAANTQDWVPPMLGMPYVGSELTIGKADYGLQDCQPTADAPHGFVMEWLSNGEPLPAERQGEFLKLLPEDQGNRISFNVHGVCSESEVFHSGETAPIAASTRSMGWTGRGNFELLGRTNDGNLVLYPHVYTPEYSICPSGAGCVNYTHTSEAPRVIGRGFNIFDIVFSTGDFDGDGNNDLLGRDRNGTLHIYPGDGRGGWLPPSQIGWGWNIFDTVVGPGDFDGDGNNDVLARDTAGDLYLYPGDGDGGWLAPSHVGTGWDVMNKLVTPGDTDGDGAVDIYARDQAGLLHQYPADGNGGWKAPSIAGHGWELMAEISGAGVYERIFGFRYSALKPLNDIVAIDETGDLRLFSNSEYGAGLFGNTHIGTGWGIFNTLI, encoded by the coding sequence ATGGGAAACTTTCGGTTATTTGCGGTGAAGGCCGCGGCATTCGGTGCCTTGTTGATGGGCTCGACGGCGGTTGGTGCCGCTCCCGCTGCAGCTAACACCCAGGACTGGGTTCCTCCCATGCTCGGCATGCCTTACGTTGGCTCGGAACTGACCATAGGCAAGGCCGACTACGGTCTACAGGACTGCCAACCAACGGCGGATGCACCGCACGGATTCGTCATGGAATGGTTGAGCAACGGTGAACCCTTACCAGCAGAGCGTCAGGGCGAATTCCTGAAGCTCCTTCCCGAGGACCAAGGCAACCGCATATCCTTCAACGTTCACGGCGTGTGCTCTGAATCTGAAGTGTTCCACAGCGGCGAGACCGCGCCCATCGCAGCCTCCACACGCTCCATGGGCTGGACCGGCCGGGGCAACTTTGAACTTTTGGGCCGCACCAATGACGGCAACCTGGTCCTCTACCCTCACGTTTACACCCCGGAGTACTCCATCTGCCCGTCCGGTGCCGGGTGCGTGAACTACACCCACACCTCGGAAGCACCACGGGTGATAGGCCGGGGCTTCAACATTTTTGACATCGTCTTCTCCACGGGCGACTTCGACGGCGACGGCAACAACGATCTCCTGGGACGCGATAGAAACGGAACCCTTCACATCTACCCGGGAGATGGCCGCGGCGGGTGGCTTCCACCGTCGCAAATCGGCTGGGGATGGAACATCTTTGACACCGTGGTGGGGCCTGGAGACTTTGACGGGGACGGCAACAATGATGTGCTCGCGCGGGACACCGCCGGAGACCTGTACCTCTACCCGGGTGACGGCGACGGCGGGTGGCTGGCTCCCTCACACGTAGGCACGGGGTGGGATGTCATGAACAAGTTGGTCACTCCCGGTGACACCGACGGCGATGGCGCCGTGGACATCTATGCCCGGGACCAAGCCGGCCTCCTGCACCAGTACCCGGCGGACGGCAACGGCGGATGGAAGGCACCATCCATTGCGGGCCATGGCTGGGAACTCATGGCTGAGATCAGCGGCGCCGGTGTCTACGAACGGATCTTCGGATTCCGCTACTCCGCCCTTAAACCCCTCAACGACATCGTTGCCATTGACGAAACGGGCGACCTCCGCCTCTTCAGCAACTCGGAGTACGGGGCCGGCCTCTTCGGCAATACCCACATTGGGACGGGCTGGGGAATCTTCAACACCCTGATCTAG
- a CDS encoding glycosyltransferase family 2 protein translates to MTDQMVDLSDVARDPEQRPGDRPENAGRKRQWGSERRSEPLAIVHPTPSSRKIVLGRLAILVTVGAWLYYVVSTIIRQFVDNPNSGFRFGFESISYLIVVTFLTFSALMYLMARQGALYRFKEHRRVPRGELDTHFANYKEAVTVLVPSYAEEPQVVRGTLWSAALQEFPDLRVVLLLDDPPHPTEPEKIHRLEQTRALAGQIADALSVPAERANRALQSFRERRGLPSQKDNPDSAEKTGELALLIAEYEAAVEWLEAMAEAETVEDHVDEFFVDLVIMGLARELRLVLLALNAAKAQNTAPTPERMEQLYLRLTWIFNVRTETFERKRYASLSHEANKAMNLNAYISLMGKRWRREEAAGSVVLRPSLVPRDDDLLVPDSTYLLTLDADSLLLRDYCLRLVYFLESAGNERVAVTQTPYSSFRGAPTRIERIAGATTDIQHILHQGMTFYGATFWVGANAIIRKCAIEDIVEVENVGGFEIRTYIQDRTVIEDTESSIDLGSHGWTLVNYPERLSYSATPPDFGSLVVQRRRWANGGLLILPKLWNQLSQRRMQRQRILIREVLLRVNYMASITWASFGLLFLLAYPYDSRLLSPAVFIAALPYFLCMGSDLRDCGHRFSDIFRIYGFNLILLPVNLAGVLKSLQQGLTGDKIPFVRTPKVKDRTAAPAIYVLIPYAIVAFSVLTVWRDAQQGNWGNVAFASLNAVLAMWCIQAYIGLWNSTVDVVLGAVNWLYVTPKPKGKPESLVVPKTPEEVDWESILYHGDRRLNRDLRGGTDRRRRISLR, encoded by the coding sequence ATGACAGACCAGATGGTTGATTTATCCGATGTGGCGCGGGATCCCGAACAGCGTCCTGGCGACCGCCCGGAAAATGCGGGACGAAAGCGGCAATGGGGGTCTGAGCGGCGGTCCGAGCCGTTGGCCATTGTTCACCCCACTCCCTCTTCCCGGAAGATTGTTCTTGGCCGGCTGGCAATACTCGTCACTGTGGGTGCTTGGCTTTATTACGTGGTCTCCACCATCATTCGTCAGTTTGTTGACAATCCGAACTCCGGGTTTCGATTCGGGTTCGAGTCAATTTCCTACCTGATTGTTGTCACGTTCCTGACGTTCTCGGCCTTGATGTACCTGATGGCGCGGCAAGGGGCGCTTTACCGGTTCAAGGAACACCGCAGGGTTCCTCGAGGGGAACTGGACACTCACTTCGCCAACTACAAAGAGGCCGTGACGGTGCTGGTGCCCTCCTACGCCGAAGAGCCGCAGGTGGTCAGGGGCACGCTGTGGTCTGCGGCGCTTCAGGAATTTCCGGATTTGCGGGTGGTGCTTCTGCTGGACGATCCACCACACCCTACCGAGCCGGAGAAAATTCACCGGCTTGAACAGACCAGGGCTTTGGCGGGGCAGATTGCAGATGCTTTATCCGTCCCGGCGGAGCGCGCCAACAGGGCCCTGCAAAGCTTCCGGGAGAGGCGCGGGTTGCCTTCTCAAAAGGACAACCCGGACTCGGCAGAGAAAACAGGGGAGCTCGCACTCCTCATCGCCGAGTACGAGGCAGCGGTGGAGTGGTTGGAGGCGATGGCTGAGGCCGAGACCGTGGAAGACCATGTGGACGAGTTCTTTGTGGACCTGGTCATCATGGGATTGGCGCGTGAGCTCCGGCTTGTCTTGTTGGCGCTCAATGCAGCAAAGGCCCAGAACACGGCTCCCACCCCGGAGCGGATGGAACAGCTCTACCTGAGACTCACATGGATTTTCAATGTCCGCACGGAGACTTTTGAGCGTAAGAGGTACGCGAGCCTTTCCCACGAGGCCAATAAGGCCATGAACCTGAATGCCTACATTTCCCTCATGGGTAAACGGTGGCGGCGGGAAGAGGCTGCGGGGAGCGTGGTGCTTCGCCCATCCCTGGTTCCGCGCGATGATGATTTGCTGGTTCCGGACAGCACCTATTTGCTGACGTTGGATGCGGACTCCCTGCTGTTGCGGGACTACTGCCTGCGCCTGGTGTATTTCCTGGAATCCGCGGGCAATGAGCGTGTGGCAGTGACGCAGACTCCGTATTCATCGTTCCGTGGCGCCCCAACCCGGATCGAAAGGATCGCCGGGGCCACCACTGACATTCAGCACATTCTTCACCAGGGAATGACATTCTACGGAGCCACTTTCTGGGTGGGAGCCAACGCGATTATCCGCAAATGTGCCATTGAGGACATTGTGGAAGTGGAGAATGTTGGCGGGTTTGAAATCCGTACCTACATCCAGGACCGAACCGTCATTGAGGACACGGAATCCAGCATTGACCTGGGTTCCCACGGCTGGACCTTGGTGAATTATCCGGAGCGCCTGAGTTACAGCGCCACCCCACCCGATTTCGGTTCACTGGTAGTTCAGCGCCGGCGCTGGGCCAATGGTGGTTTGCTGATTCTTCCCAAACTGTGGAACCAGCTCTCGCAGCGGCGGATGCAACGCCAGCGGATCCTTATCCGCGAGGTTCTCCTGCGCGTGAATTACATGGCGTCCATTACCTGGGCCAGCTTCGGTCTGCTTTTCCTCCTGGCCTACCCATATGACAGCAGGCTCCTCAGCCCGGCCGTCTTCATCGCAGCCCTCCCTTACTTTTTATGCATGGGCTCGGACCTCCGCGATTGTGGGCACCGTTTCAGCGATATTTTCCGCATCTATGGCTTCAACCTCATCCTGCTGCCGGTCAACCTTGCCGGTGTTTTGAAATCACTTCAGCAAGGTCTCACGGGGGACAAGATTCCCTTTGTTCGAACACCGAAGGTCAAGGACCGCACAGCAGCCCCCGCCATCTACGTCCTGATTCCCTATGCAATCGTCGCGTTCTCCGTCCTGACGGTGTGGCGGGACGCTCAGCAGGGCAACTGGGGCAACGTTGCGTTTGCCTCACTCAACGCAGTATTGGCGATGTGGTGTATCCAGGCGTACATAGGCCTGTGGAATTCCACGGTGGATGTTGTTCTGGGTGCAGTGAACTGGCTCTACGTCACGCCGAAACCCAAGGGCAAGCCGGAGTCGCTGGTGGTTCCCAAGACGCCCGAAGAGGTGGACTGGGAGTCCATCCTTTACCATGGCGACCGCCGGCTCAACCGTGACCTGCGCGGCGGAACCGACCGCCGTCGTCGGATTTCACTGCGGTGA
- a CDS encoding chitinase has translation MSNRFPGRKLSWIRLSVLLAVIAAVVGTGVVSWRNYTDTRAAAAQPSHFMGYVDVTATPRYAFEQPAGDNTKTVVLSFIVADAKDGCTPSWGSFYSLDAAASDLDLDRRIARLRQTGGEIAVSFGGLSNKELATACTDEVRLQEAYSSVVSRYHLNTIDLDIEGSALADKSALERQSKAIAALQKARQADGKSLSVWLTLPVAPAGLTADGTAAVEQMLAAGVDLAGVNIMTMDFGESRVAGQSMLQASTAAAEATHAQLGDAYSAAQQSLGAQTLWRKIGLTPMIGQNDIVADVFTMADAQGLHDFAQSKGVGRMSMWSLNRDAECGPNYPTLTVVSDACSGVPQGASRFSDVLGADIDTTATASPSPSLPTGTTTAAAVVDDPATSPYPIWTPVATYAQSDRIVWQGNVYEAKWWTKDDVPNDPVPDRAAAPWKLIGPVLPGDRPQPEVTVPAGTYPAWSATTVYRKGDRVMLDQHVFEAKWWVQTQSPEAALQGSTDSAWMKLTNEELTKILGR, from the coding sequence ATGTCCAACCGCTTTCCCGGGCGAAAGCTGTCCTGGATTCGGCTCTCCGTGCTGCTGGCAGTCATAGCGGCAGTTGTAGGGACCGGCGTCGTTTCCTGGCGTAATTACACAGATACCCGTGCCGCGGCAGCGCAACCATCGCACTTCATGGGATACGTGGATGTGACGGCAACACCCCGGTACGCCTTTGAACAGCCGGCTGGAGACAACACAAAAACAGTGGTGTTGTCATTCATCGTGGCTGATGCCAAGGACGGGTGCACACCCTCCTGGGGGTCCTTCTACAGCTTGGACGCCGCCGCGTCAGACCTTGATCTGGACCGCCGCATCGCCCGCCTCCGCCAGACCGGTGGCGAGATTGCGGTCTCCTTTGGCGGGTTATCCAACAAGGAGCTCGCCACCGCATGCACTGATGAGGTCCGGCTGCAGGAGGCCTACTCATCTGTGGTGAGCCGCTACCACCTCAACACCATTGATCTGGACATCGAAGGCAGCGCACTGGCTGACAAGTCCGCCCTTGAACGGCAAAGCAAAGCAATCGCCGCCCTGCAGAAAGCCAGGCAAGCTGACGGCAAGAGCCTCTCCGTCTGGCTGACCCTGCCCGTAGCTCCGGCGGGACTGACCGCAGACGGAACGGCCGCCGTCGAGCAGATGCTCGCAGCCGGAGTGGACCTGGCCGGGGTGAACATCATGACCATGGACTTCGGCGAAAGCCGGGTTGCCGGGCAGTCCATGCTGCAGGCCTCAACTGCGGCCGCCGAGGCAACCCATGCCCAACTGGGCGATGCCTATTCGGCGGCGCAGCAAAGCCTTGGCGCACAAACCCTATGGCGCAAGATCGGGCTGACTCCCATGATCGGCCAGAACGACATTGTGGCTGATGTGTTCACCATGGCTGACGCCCAAGGTTTACACGACTTCGCGCAAAGCAAGGGCGTGGGCAGGATGTCCATGTGGTCCTTGAACAGGGACGCCGAATGCGGCCCCAACTACCCCACTCTGACGGTGGTGTCCGACGCCTGCAGCGGTGTGCCGCAAGGTGCTTCGCGCTTCTCCGATGTCCTGGGCGCGGACATTGACACCACAGCCACCGCCTCCCCCAGCCCGTCGCTGCCCACAGGCACCACCACTGCCGCTGCCGTTGTGGACGATCCGGCAACCAGCCCCTACCCGATCTGGACGCCTGTGGCCACCTACGCGCAGTCGGACAGGATTGTGTGGCAGGGCAACGTTTACGAGGCCAAGTGGTGGACCAAGGATGATGTTCCCAACGATCCCGTTCCGGACCGGGCCGCGGCCCCGTGGAAATTGATCGGCCCCGTCCTCCCCGGCGACCGGCCCCAGCCGGAGGTCACGGTTCCCGCCGGCACCTACCCCGCGTGGTCGGCCACCACCGTGTACCGCAAGGGCGACCGGGTGATGCTGGACCAGCACGTTTTCGAAGCCAAATGGTGGGTTCAAACGCAGAGCCCGGAAGCTGCGTTGCAGGGATCCACAGATTCGGCATGGATGAAACTGACCAACGAGGAACTGACCAAGATTCTTGGCCGGTGA
- a CDS encoding PQQ-like beta-propeller repeat protein, with protein sequence MIPLPGKPAATTPPSSPAPVARNTEIATAAWEVPLEPIGQPVVADGVALVYAKTATGVNAHAFSVADGKQLWTQPVHPGYEAPSVPLEPVITRTASGRSTAIFLQAATAPAGLESDEAWWTAPVAFDLSTGKELYRGQPEVVSTRPFACDGLLDLCFVAYDQESQSIEHWVDIDSGEETGGADVNPLTGVFRPIGKELYSVVEDGVEKLAHVSFGEVLWEVETEKIFGKGASADFGGRFIYSEKLDLFVGSMWINPTNVSPDKFAEQTFTMNLRETAKTVGFRASSGRVLWTADGSTLDCSQTMGTEATTLEDGDSFPLRCEFTEGHIEFPSGKYRSAKSKLVGYYPLTGDVSWETEPVDVGWSTRELIPTAGHGDHAIAGVPRSQNLLDTRTGKFRGTSFEDVFICLEQAMYPMPPGGPYKDVSGSGSFWAFPCMKSGSAVPALTYGALMDVSTADQDTAVISFEGKVAGYKLLKDFV encoded by the coding sequence ATGATTCCCCTTCCGGGAAAACCCGCGGCAACCACGCCGCCTTCCAGCCCGGCTCCAGTTGCTCGAAATACAGAAATCGCGACGGCGGCATGGGAAGTACCGCTCGAACCGATCGGTCAGCCTGTGGTTGCCGACGGCGTGGCTTTGGTTTACGCGAAAACTGCCACCGGGGTGAATGCCCATGCATTCTCTGTAGCTGACGGCAAACAGTTGTGGACACAGCCCGTTCATCCCGGATACGAGGCACCTTCGGTTCCCCTTGAACCCGTTATTACCAGGACAGCCTCAGGACGGAGCACCGCAATCTTCCTGCAGGCTGCTACCGCTCCGGCCGGTCTTGAAAGTGACGAAGCCTGGTGGACCGCTCCTGTTGCCTTTGATCTAAGCACCGGCAAGGAGCTGTACCGGGGCCAGCCTGAAGTTGTGAGCACCCGACCCTTCGCATGTGACGGGCTCTTGGACCTGTGCTTTGTTGCTTATGACCAAGAATCCCAATCGATTGAACATTGGGTTGATATCGATTCCGGCGAGGAAACCGGTGGTGCTGACGTCAACCCGCTCACCGGGGTTTTCCGGCCCATAGGAAAAGAGCTTTACTCAGTAGTTGAGGACGGGGTGGAAAAGCTGGCCCACGTCTCCTTCGGCGAAGTCTTGTGGGAAGTGGAAACTGAGAAAATCTTTGGTAAAGGGGCTTCCGCCGATTTTGGCGGGCGCTTCATTTACTCCGAAAAGCTGGATCTGTTCGTCGGCTCAATGTGGATCAACCCCACGAATGTTTCGCCGGACAAGTTTGCCGAGCAAACTTTCACCATGAACCTACGCGAAACCGCTAAGACAGTGGGTTTCCGGGCTTCCAGCGGGCGGGTGCTGTGGACGGCGGACGGCTCCACCCTTGATTGCTCACAAACAATGGGAACCGAGGCCACCACGTTGGAAGATGGCGATTCCTTTCCCCTCCGCTGCGAATTCACCGAGGGCCACATCGAGTTCCCGTCAGGCAAATACCGCAGCGCCAAATCGAAGCTGGTTGGCTACTACCCCCTCACCGGCGACGTCTCATGGGAGACCGAACCCGTGGACGTCGGCTGGAGCACCCGGGAACTCATTCCCACAGCAGGCCACGGCGATCATGCGATTGCAGGTGTCCCCAGAAGCCAAAATCTACTGGACACCAGAACTGGAAAATTCCGCGGCACAAGCTTCGAAGATGTCTTTATCTGTTTGGAACAGGCCATGTATCCCATGCCGCCAGGAGGCCCATACAAGGATGTTTCCGGTTCCGGCTCGTTCTGGGCATTCCCCTGTATGAAGAGTGGGTCCGCGGTTCCTGCACTCACCTACGGCGCCCTCATGGACGTGAGCACAGCCGACCAGGACACCGCAGTCATCTCCTTCGAAGGCAAAGTGGCCGGGTACAAGCTGCTGAAGGACTTTGTCTAA
- a CDS encoding enoyl-CoA hydratase/isomerase family protein, which produces MIELSIANGIAEIVLNYPDKLNSLNEDALAQLDKAYDDAAAAASRAEVRALLLRGEGRAFCAGRDISGVTPETDDAQAYLGGLVEPLLRKMAAFPAPTFAAAHGACLGVGLGLLLATDVVYVADNAKFGSPFAKLGATLDSGGHWYFTERLGMHRTLDLIYTADLMSGAEAVEQGMFSRAMPADSLLQVTREIVGRVALGATGAFNASKELVAHIRDQRLGLWASMAEENSEQARLCKTDDYAEGFRAFQEKRAPVFKG; this is translated from the coding sequence ATGATCGAGCTCTCCATTGCCAACGGCATTGCCGAAATCGTCCTCAACTACCCGGACAAGCTGAACTCGCTGAACGAGGACGCGCTTGCCCAACTGGACAAAGCGTACGACGACGCTGCTGCCGCCGCCTCCCGCGCTGAAGTGCGGGCGCTGCTGCTTCGCGGAGAAGGCCGCGCCTTCTGTGCCGGCCGCGACATTTCCGGGGTAACCCCGGAAACCGATGATGCCCAGGCGTACCTCGGCGGACTCGTGGAGCCGCTGCTGAGGAAGATGGCTGCGTTCCCGGCGCCCACATTTGCCGCCGCTCACGGTGCCTGCCTCGGAGTTGGGCTGGGACTGTTGTTGGCCACGGATGTTGTGTATGTGGCGGACAACGCCAAGTTCGGCTCACCTTTTGCCAAGCTTGGAGCCACGTTGGACTCGGGCGGTCACTGGTACTTTACGGAACGTTTGGGCATGCACCGGACCCTGGACCTGATCTACACGGCAGATCTCATGTCCGGGGCGGAAGCTGTGGAACAGGGGATGTTCAGCCGCGCCATGCCAGCGGACTCCCTGCTGCAAGTGACGCGGGAGATCGTTGGGCGGGTTGCTCTTGGAGCCACTGGTGCCTTCAACGCTTCCAAGGAACTCGTGGCGCACATTCGGGATCAGCGCCTTGGCCTGTGGGCTTCCATGGCCGAGGAAAACTCCGAGCAAGCAAGGCTGTGCAAAACCGACGACTACGCCGAAGGTTTCCGTGCGTTCCAAGAGAAGCGGGCGCCTGTTTTCAAGGGGTGA
- the paaE gene encoding 1,2-phenylacetyl-CoA epoxidase subunit PaaE gives MTTETQTASRRRASFHNLTVSEVRRLTDDAIEVTFGVPAELAGQYDYLPGQYVALRTTLPDEQGEPHEVRRSYSICAEPRSFEDGSSEIRVAIKKDLGGLFSTWANAELKAGDVLDVMSPQGAFISRHGKDGASVQHNVMNSMNHPEELAGEPGNFVAIAAGSGITPVIAIARTLLAANPETTFDLVYANKAAMDVMFLEELADLKDKYPSRLALHHVLSREQRIAPLMTGRIDSEKLQALLSSAIRAEDVDEWFLCGPFELVQLCRDTLAARGVEPEHVRFELFTTGRPDRPEGNAGRPVVEDESQDTYKITFTLDGLTGDVASPTHARESILNAALRVRPDVPFACAGGVCGTCRAKLITGTVTMDENYALEQDELDKGYVLTCQSHPTSEEVTVDFDV, from the coding sequence ATGACCACCGAAACACAGACGGCCAGCCGCCGTCGTGCGTCTTTCCATAACCTGACCGTCTCTGAAGTCCGGCGCCTGACGGACGATGCCATTGAGGTCACGTTTGGTGTTCCGGCCGAGCTTGCCGGTCAGTACGACTACTTGCCCGGCCAGTACGTGGCCCTTCGCACCACGTTGCCGGATGAACAGGGTGAGCCGCATGAGGTTCGGCGCAGTTACTCCATTTGCGCAGAGCCGCGCAGCTTTGAGGATGGCAGCAGCGAGATCCGTGTGGCCATCAAAAAGGACCTGGGCGGCCTCTTCTCCACGTGGGCAAACGCAGAACTCAAAGCCGGCGATGTCCTGGATGTCATGAGCCCGCAGGGTGCGTTCATTTCCCGGCATGGCAAGGACGGCGCCTCGGTTCAGCACAACGTCATGAACTCCATGAATCACCCGGAGGAGCTGGCGGGGGAGCCGGGCAACTTCGTGGCGATCGCCGCGGGTTCGGGCATCACACCGGTGATCGCCATTGCACGCACGCTGCTGGCGGCCAATCCGGAAACCACCTTTGACCTGGTGTACGCCAACAAGGCTGCCATGGACGTCATGTTCCTTGAAGAGCTGGCGGACCTGAAGGATAAGTACCCGTCGCGCCTGGCGTTGCACCACGTGTTGTCCCGTGAGCAGCGCATTGCGCCGCTGATGACCGGGCGTATTGATTCCGAGAAACTGCAGGCCTTGCTCAGCAGTGCCATCCGGGCCGAGGATGTGGACGAGTGGTTCCTGTGCGGGCCGTTCGAGCTGGTCCAGTTGTGCCGCGACACCCTTGCTGCCCGCGGCGTGGAGCCTGAGCATGTGCGCTTTGAGTTGTTCACCACTGGCCGTCCGGACCGTCCTGAGGGCAACGCCGGCCGCCCGGTTGTGGAGGACGAGTCGCAGGACACGTACAAGATCACCTTCACCCTGGACGGGTTGACCGGCGATGTTGCCAGCCCCACCCACGCCCGGGAGTCCATCCTCAACGCGGCTTTGCGCGTACGGCCGGACGTTCCGTTCGCGTGCGCCGGTGGCGTCTGTGGCACCTGCCGCGCCAAGCTGATCACCGGTACGGTGACCATGGATGAGAATTACGCCCTTGAGCAGGACGAGCTTGATAAGGGCTACGTCCTCACCTGCCAGTCCCACCCCACCAGCGAAGAAGTCACGGTCGATTTCGACGTCTAA
- the paaD gene encoding 1,2-phenylacetyl-CoA epoxidase subunit PaaD, with product MTTLPRTASVTQLEPEEQRAWDIASTVCDPEIPVLTIEDLGILRGVRVFPTQAAGQHDGGASSTAVEVTITPTYSGCPAMDAIGDDLRTAFVKEGYASVHVNLVLSPAWTTDWMTESGKAKLEEYGIAPPSGMAAAGGHSGPVRLSLAVKCPQCNSLNTKELTRFGSTSCKALFVCQDCKEPFDYFKVL from the coding sequence ATGACTACTTTGCCGCGAACAGCTTCAGTTACGCAGTTGGAGCCTGAGGAGCAGCGGGCCTGGGACATCGCGTCCACGGTCTGTGATCCGGAGATCCCAGTCCTCACCATTGAGGACCTGGGTATCTTGCGCGGCGTTCGCGTCTTCCCGACGCAAGCGGCAGGCCAGCACGACGGCGGCGCCTCAAGTACCGCCGTCGAGGTCACCATCACGCCCACGTACTCGGGTTGCCCGGCGATGGACGCCATTGGTGACGATCTGCGGACGGCCTTCGTGAAGGAGGGCTACGCGAGTGTGCACGTCAACCTGGTGTTGTCTCCGGCGTGGACCACTGACTGGATGACCGAGTCCGGCAAGGCCAAGTTGGAGGAGTACGGGATCGCTCCGCCCAGTGGCATGGCTGCCGCAGGTGGCCACTCCGGTCCTGTGCGGCTGAGCCTCGCCGTCAAGTGTCCCCAGTGCAACTCCTTGAACACCAAGGAACTCACTCGCTTTGGTTCCACATCCTGCAAGGCGTTGTTCGTCTGCCAGGACTGCAAGGAACCGTTCGACTACTTCAAAGTCCTCTAA
- the paaC gene encoding 1,2-phenylacetyl-CoA epoxidase subunit PaaC produces the protein MSTQETAQDTDFAIDGHGDISVGVHGAGASGDGSASATRITPGNALRPEDIALEIQRGQVKPSEDVAEFALRIGDDGLILAQRLGHWISRAPELEEDIALGNIALDQLGHARSFLTYAGAAWGKSEDDLAYFRREHEFRSAHLFEQPNGDFAVTIARQFIVSFYQYELYSKLMESTDATIAAISAKAVKEVDYHRDHSAQWVLRLAGGTDESRARIIQGFKLVWPYVDELFEDDQLTTRLAGAGVTVQPSSLRAEFDRLTGNIMAEAELEIPGVPQSLGGGRRGKHSEFLGYILAEMQVLAREHPGASW, from the coding sequence GTGAGCACTCAAGAGACTGCTCAAGACACCGACTTCGCAATTGACGGTCATGGCGATATCTCCGTGGGCGTCCACGGCGCCGGCGCATCCGGTGATGGTTCGGCCAGCGCTACCCGCATCACCCCGGGCAATGCGCTGCGACCGGAGGACATCGCGCTCGAAATCCAAAGAGGGCAGGTCAAGCCCAGCGAGGATGTTGCAGAGTTCGCGCTGCGCATTGGCGACGACGGCCTGATCCTCGCCCAGCGCCTGGGCCATTGGATTTCCCGTGCCCCTGAGCTCGAGGAGGACATTGCCTTGGGCAATATCGCCTTGGACCAGTTGGGTCACGCGCGATCCTTCCTGACCTACGCCGGTGCAGCTTGGGGCAAGTCAGAGGATGACCTCGCGTACTTCCGCCGGGAGCACGAGTTCCGCTCCGCTCACCTGTTTGAGCAGCCCAATGGCGATTTCGCAGTGACTATCGCCCGGCAGTTCATTGTGAGCTTCTACCAGTACGAGCTTTACTCCAAGCTCATGGAGTCCACCGATGCCACCATCGCAGCCATCTCCGCGAAGGCTGTGAAGGAAGTGGATTACCACCGTGATCACAGTGCGCAGTGGGTGCTTCGGCTTGCCGGCGGTACTGACGAGTCCCGTGCACGCATCATCCAGGGCTTCAAACTGGTGTGGCCTTACGTGGACGAACTGTTCGAGGACGATCAGCTCACCACGCGCCTTGCCGGGGCCGGCGTTACAGTTCAGCCCTCCAGCCTCCGTGCCGAATTTGATCGGCTCACCGGCAACATCATGGCCGAGGCCGAACTGGAAATCCCCGGCGTCCCGCAGTCCTTGGGCGGCGGACGCAGGGGTAAGCACTCCGAGTTCCTGGGCTACATCCTGGCTGAAATGCAGGTCCTGGCCCGCGAGCACCCCGGTGCGAGCTGGTGA
- the paaB gene encoding 1,2-phenylacetyl-CoA epoxidase subunit PaaB produces the protein MAPHGNPEAPASAASEINREAPKVAATNKESTTSTPASGPAVTSHTATEESPWSLWEVFVRSSRGLSHVHAGSLHAPDAAMALRNARDLYTRRNEGVSIWVVPAEAISSSDPDSKGSFFESPQGKDYRHATYYTKSEGVKHL, from the coding sequence ATGGCTCCTCACGGTAACCCGGAAGCACCGGCCAGCGCCGCCAGCGAGATCAACCGCGAGGCGCCCAAGGTTGCGGCCACCAACAAGGAAAGCACGACGTCGACACCCGCCTCAGGCCCTGCCGTCACCTCCCACACCGCAACGGAAGAGTCCCCGTGGTCCCTCTGGGAGGTCTTCGTCCGGTCCAGCCGCGGCCTGTCCCACGTGCACGCCGGTTCCTTGCACGCGCCGGATGCGGCCATGGCGCTGCGGAATGCCCGCGATCTGTACACGCGCCGCAATGAAGGCGTCTCCATCTGGGTTGTCCCGGCCGAGGCGATTTCTTCCAGCGATCCGGACTCCAAGGGTTCCTTCTTCGAGTCCCCGCAGGGCAAGGATTACCGCCACGCGACGTACTACACCAAGAGCGAAGGCGTGAAGCACCTGTGA